From Etheostoma cragini isolate CJK2018 chromosome 1, CSU_Ecrag_1.0, whole genome shotgun sequence, a single genomic window includes:
- the si:ch73-103b9.2 gene encoding uncharacterized protein C16orf46 homolog isoform X1, which produces MATLKEVDHTTVNETDSSLPTQEDAVGDQTKERRHVESLLDISEEDFLKEQEPYEYHCYSGWEEAVHGWARVAPLSCILLTQKRDRKPMHKEADNPSPLCGDPTNLDGNSSASIGQHCCESLVGPPNSLKKSMQLNQHTGFWGNTGVAARPKDTSEGPVFNAMQKTTSNLLKGKIGEEGMLRETPLQPHYLPSKYSENRPTKPEKHRHRPNDTLVPIRNFTFFPPIKSPHLGPQKVIQLCSGKLAPEGEPIEEKDFMFEKKSGTRGRRVEPITNPELPMYSTALTSKYQACQHNLHLFSAVRVSIPKRYQVPMSSKSDTLHRYSMGRSLTQAVHSNTAAGAQDHVHPSKTVCM; this is translated from the exons ATGGCGACCTTAAAAGAAGTGGATCACACAACTGTGAATGAAACAGACAGTAGTCTTCCAACACAGGAGGACGCAGTTGGGGATCAGACAAAAGAAAGGAGACATGTCGAATCACTTCTAGATATTAGTGAGGAGGACTTCCTGAAAGAACAGGAGCCATATGAGTATCATTGTTACTCTGGTTGGGAAGAAGCT gttCATGGTTGGGCCAGAGTTGCTCCACTGAGCTGCATCCTTTTGACTCAGAAGAGGGACAGGAAACCAATGCATAAAGAGGCTGACAACCCATCCCCCTTGTGTGGTGACCCAACAAACCTTGATGGAAACAGCTCAGCCAGCATAGGACAGCACTGCTGTGAGTCTCTTGTGGGCCCACCTAACAGCTTAAAGAAATCCATGCAATTAAACCAGCACACGGGATTCTGGGGTAACACTGGTGTAGCAGCGCGACCAAAAGACACCTCAGAAGGGCCTGTCTTCAATGCTATGCAGAAAACCACATCAAATCTCCTTAAAGGAAAGATAGGGGAGGAAGGGATGCTCCGAGAGACCCCTTTGCAGCCTCATTATCTCCCTTCAAAATACTCAGAAAACAGGCCCACTAAGCCAGAGAAACACAGGCACAGGCCTAATGATACATTGGTTCCCATTAGAAACTTCACATTTTTCCCACCAATTAAATCACCACACCTGGGTCCTCAAAAAGTCATCCAGCTCTGCAGTGGCAAGCTGGCCCCGGAAGGAGAACCCATAGAGGAGAAGGATTTCATGTTTGAGAAGAAGAGCGggacaagaggaagaagagtggAGCCTATTACTAACCCAGAGCTCCCCATGTACTCTACAGCTTTGACCTCCAAGTACCAGGCGTGTCAGCATAACCTCCACTTGTTCTCTGCTGTGCGTGTTTCTATCCCCAAGAGGTATCAAGTACCGATGTCTTCCAAATCTGACACGCTGCACCGCTACTCAATGGGCAGGAGCCTCACACAGGCCGTCCACTCCAACACTGCAGCAGGTGCACAAGACCATGTGCACCCCAGCAagactgtgtgtatgtag
- the si:ch73-103b9.2 gene encoding uncharacterized protein si:ch73-103b9.2 isoform X2: MATLKEVDHTTVNETDSSLPTQEDAVGDQTKERRHVESLLDISEEDFLKEQEPYEYHCYSGWEEAVHGWARVAPLSCILLTQKRDRKPMHKEADNPSPLCGDPTNLDGNSSASIGQHCCESLVPVFNAMQKTTSNLLKGKIGEEGMLRETPLQPHYLPSKYSENRPTKPEKHRHRPNDTLVPIRNFTFFPPIKSPHLGPQKVIQLCSGKLAPEGEPIEEKDFMFEKKSGTRGRRVEPITNPELPMYSTALTSKYQACQHNLHLFSAVRVSIPKRYQVPMSSKSDTLHRYSMGRSLTQAVHSNTAAGAQDHVHPSKTVCM, translated from the exons ATGGCGACCTTAAAAGAAGTGGATCACACAACTGTGAATGAAACAGACAGTAGTCTTCCAACACAGGAGGACGCAGTTGGGGATCAGACAAAAGAAAGGAGACATGTCGAATCACTTCTAGATATTAGTGAGGAGGACTTCCTGAAAGAACAGGAGCCATATGAGTATCATTGTTACTCTGGTTGGGAAGAAGCT gttCATGGTTGGGCCAGAGTTGCTCCACTGAGCTGCATCCTTTTGACTCAGAAGAGGGACAGGAAACCAATGCATAAAGAGGCTGACAACCCATCCCCCTTGTGTGGTGACCCAACAAACCTTGATGGAAACAGCTCAGCCAGCATAGGACAGCACTGCTGTGAGTCTCTTGT GCCTGTCTTCAATGCTATGCAGAAAACCACATCAAATCTCCTTAAAGGAAAGATAGGGGAGGAAGGGATGCTCCGAGAGACCCCTTTGCAGCCTCATTATCTCCCTTCAAAATACTCAGAAAACAGGCCCACTAAGCCAGAGAAACACAGGCACAGGCCTAATGATACATTGGTTCCCATTAGAAACTTCACATTTTTCCCACCAATTAAATCACCACACCTGGGTCCTCAAAAAGTCATCCAGCTCTGCAGTGGCAAGCTGGCCCCGGAAGGAGAACCCATAGAGGAGAAGGATTTCATGTTTGAGAAGAAGAGCGggacaagaggaagaagagtggAGCCTATTACTAACCCAGAGCTCCCCATGTACTCTACAGCTTTGACCTCCAAGTACCAGGCGTGTCAGCATAACCTCCACTTGTTCTCTGCTGTGCGTGTTTCTATCCCCAAGAGGTATCAAGTACCGATGTCTTCCAAATCTGACACGCTGCACCGCTACTCAATGGGCAGGAGCCTCACACAGGCCGTCCACTCCAACACTGCAGCAGGTGCACAAGACCATGTGCACCCCAGCAagactgtgtgtatgtag